One window of uncultured Methanoregula sp. genomic DNA carries:
- the pyrF gene encoding orotidine-5'-phosphate decarboxylase, producing the protein MAELILALDATEKKTALAIAGACAPHVDAIKLGYPLILASGLAIVRELEDLDLPLIADFKVADIPNTNRLIAEQVFDAGFASIICHGFTGRDSVQACVDVSVDYGGACFVVAEMSHPGATEFFHGGAAEKIARLAMECGADGIIAPATRPERARELRKIVGARKILSPGVGAQGGDAATIAAIVDGIIVGRAIYEAKDPAAAAHAFAHVRSGK; encoded by the coding sequence ATGGCTGAACTGATCCTTGCACTGGATGCAACGGAGAAGAAAACAGCCCTCGCGATCGCAGGGGCCTGTGCTCCCCACGTGGACGCCATAAAACTCGGGTACCCGCTCATCCTCGCCTCCGGGCTTGCCATTGTTCGCGAACTGGAGGATCTCGATCTCCCGCTCATCGCCGATTTCAAGGTGGCCGATATTCCCAACACCAACCGGCTTATCGCGGAGCAGGTCTTTGATGCCGGCTTTGCCTCTATAATCTGCCACGGGTTCACCGGCAGGGACTCGGTCCAGGCCTGCGTGGACGTCTCCGTTGATTACGGGGGAGCCTGTTTTGTCGTGGCCGAGATGAGCCACCCGGGAGCAACCGAGTTCTTCCACGGGGGAGCCGCGGAAAAGATCGCCCGCCTTGCCATGGAATGCGGGGCAGACGGTATCATTGCACCCGCCACCCGGCCCGAGCGGGCACGGGAACTCCGGAAGATCGTGGGAGCCCGCAAGATTCTCTCCCCGGGGGTGGGGGCGCAGGGAGGCGATGCAGCAACCATCGCTGCAATCGTCGATGGCATCATCGTAGGCCGCGCCATTTACGAGGCAAAAGACCCGGCCGCTGCAGCGCATGCGTTTGCGCATGTGCGATCAGGGAAATAA
- a CDS encoding deoxyhypusine synthase, translating into MSHPCDEPVTQLHVKPGMTVNELVRAMGEAGAYNGGSLSRSADIYEQMLRDKEATKFFGLAGAMVPAGMGGIVSDLIREGHIDVLVSTGANLTHDIIEAIGCKHFHGTAFCNDIELRHDEINRIYDVYLPNEAFEHFEEFMQGVFGELEPGSTISISALLEHIGKHAKSGILHTAARKKIPVYCPAVQDSMIGLQYWLFSQTNKVTVDAFADMPALMDRCFTVKKAGAMLVGGGVPKNFILQSMLMTPNGFSYAVQLTGDRPDLGGLSGATLDEARSWGKITEEAQAVTVYGDATITLPVLVAAVMERLHHG; encoded by the coding sequence ATGTCACATCCATGCGATGAACCGGTCACCCAGCTGCACGTGAAGCCGGGCATGACGGTCAACGAACTGGTCAGGGCCATGGGAGAGGCCGGGGCGTACAATGGCGGATCCCTGTCCCGTTCCGCGGATATTTACGAGCAGATGCTGCGGGACAAAGAGGCCACGAAGTTCTTCGGGCTTGCCGGGGCAATGGTCCCGGCGGGTATGGGCGGGATCGTTTCCGATCTCATCCGGGAGGGGCACATCGACGTGCTCGTCTCCACCGGTGCAAACCTCACGCACGATATCATCGAGGCCATCGGGTGCAAACATTTCCACGGCACGGCCTTCTGCAATGATATCGAGCTCCGCCACGACGAGATCAACCGGATCTACGATGTCTACCTCCCCAACGAGGCGTTCGAGCACTTCGAGGAGTTCATGCAGGGTGTGTTCGGGGAGCTCGAACCCGGCAGCACCATTTCCATATCGGCACTTCTCGAACATATCGGGAAGCACGCGAAGTCGGGTATCCTCCACACGGCAGCCCGCAAGAAGATCCCGGTCTACTGTCCCGCGGTGCAGGACTCGATGATCGGGCTCCAGTACTGGCTCTTCTCGCAGACGAACAAGGTGACCGTGGACGCGTTTGCCGATATGCCGGCCCTCATGGACCGGTGTTTTACGGTGAAAAAGGCCGGGGCCATGCTCGTGGGTGGCGGCGTTCCGAAGAACTTCATCCTCCAGAGCATGCTCATGACCCCGAACGGGTTCAGCTATGCAGTCCAGCTGACCGGCGACCGCCCGGACCTCGGCGGGCTCTCCGGCGCAACGCTGGACGAGGCCCGGTCCTGGGGCAAGATCACCGAAGAGGCACAGGCAGTAACCGTCTACGGGGATGCAACGATCACGCTCCCGGTGCTCGTGGCTGCCGTCATGGAGCGGCTGCACCATGGCTGA
- a CDS encoding PPK2 family polyphosphate kinase produces the protein MELKGPKIKKYIREFIVPPGKNVQLKKYPACMAQHEQLGKMSEDKAKSFLKGMLEKDRAALAEAQEIFAASRQYGMLIILQGMDAAGKDGTIRHVMSGVNPQGCAVHSFKVPGEEDHAHDFLWRYTKLLPERGMIGIFNRSYYEDVLVVRVHPDRMERLPEQIGPGAPGFWEGRFRDINAFEKHLARNGTLVLKFYLNISKDEQKRRLLDRLSHREKYWKFSFSDLTERQCWDEYIHAYEEMLSATSTEHAPWFIVPADDKLLARTFIADVITSAVKGLRLKYPAVSGDQERQLIAAREQLELE, from the coding sequence ATGGAACTCAAAGGACCGAAAATAAAAAAGTACATCAGGGAATTCATTGTCCCGCCGGGGAAGAACGTTCAGCTGAAAAAATATCCTGCCTGCATGGCACAGCACGAACAGCTCGGGAAGATGAGCGAGGACAAGGCAAAGAGCTTTCTCAAAGGAATGCTCGAGAAAGACCGGGCTGCACTCGCCGAAGCCCAGGAAATCTTTGCTGCCTCGCGGCAGTACGGGATGCTCATCATCCTGCAGGGAATGGATGCTGCAGGAAAGGACGGGACGATCCGGCACGTCATGTCCGGGGTGAACCCGCAGGGTTGTGCAGTGCACAGCTTCAAGGTTCCCGGTGAGGAGGACCATGCCCACGATTTTCTCTGGCGCTATACGAAATTGCTTCCCGAGCGGGGGATGATCGGTATCTTCAACCGGTCCTATTACGAGGACGTGCTGGTTGTCCGTGTCCACCCGGACCGGATGGAGCGGCTTCCCGAACAGATCGGGCCGGGTGCGCCCGGGTTCTGGGAGGGGCGCTTCCGGGATATCAACGCCTTTGAAAAGCACCTGGCCAGGAACGGGACCCTCGTTCTCAAATTTTACCTCAACATTTCAAAAGACGAACAGAAACGGCGCCTCCTCGACCGGCTCAGCCACCGGGAAAAATACTGGAAGTTCTCGTTCTCCGATCTTACCGAGCGGCAATGCTGGGATGAGTACATTCATGCGTACGAAGAGATGCTCTCGGCAACATCAACGGAACATGCCCCGTGGTTCATCGTTCCCGCGGACGACAAGCTGCTGGCCCGGACGTTTATTGCAGACGTGATCACTTCTGCAGTCAAAGGGCTCAGGCTGAAATATCCGGCAGTATCCGGGGACCAGGAGCGGCAGCTGATAGCTGCAAGGGAACAACTCGAGTTGGAATGA
- a CDS encoding DUF308 domain-containing protein, with product MDVEILTKGGLLARGIFALIIGILCFTLPIGMQAVFAYIIGIFLLIISLVTGAISLSESGKVHWGVFILSLLGVIIALFMFISPFMMFVALTLLIAAWAIVTGIAELVIAFSLKELPFRVLLGISGFFAVLFGILIGFAPLPKEGSLVLIMLIGIYCLILGILSIITGLLMHKGEVIAAV from the coding sequence ATGGACGTTGAAATTCTCACCAAAGGCGGGCTGCTTGCCCGCGGTATCTTTGCATTGATCATCGGGATCCTCTGCTTCACGCTCCCGATAGGCATGCAGGCCGTCTTTGCCTATATCATCGGAATATTCCTTCTGATCATCTCGCTCGTCACCGGCGCGATCTCCCTCAGCGAGTCCGGCAAGGTGCACTGGGGAGTATTCATCCTCTCGCTTCTCGGCGTCATTATTGCGCTTTTCATGTTCATCTCGCCGTTCATGATGTTCGTGGCCTTAACCCTCCTGATCGCTGCCTGGGCCATTGTCACCGGTATCGCTGAGCTGGTCATCGCGTTCTCGCTCAAGGAGCTGCCCTTCCGGGTCCTGCTTGGGATCAGCGGGTTCTTCGCCGTCCTGTTCGGCATCCTGATCGGCTTTGCCCCGCTCCCGAAAGAGGGATCGCTCGTTCTCATTATGCTCATCGGTATCTACTGCCTGATCCTGGGCATCCTCAGCATCATCACCGGCCTGCTGATGCACAAGGGTGAAGTGATCGCTGCAGTCTGA
- a CDS encoding DHA2 family efflux MFS transporter permease subunit, translating to MTETAAPRKMTPKELMIVIVISLGSFMAGLDATIVNIALPAIAKSFDVSTVAVSWVLNAYLIILVSLLLAASRLGDMKGYRNIFLGGFALFTLGSALCGLSPTLDVLILSRMLQAVGGAIISALGAVMVTSYLSASLRGQALGIVAMFTMLGAALGPVVGGFLTSAFSWQYIFLVNLPVGIVAIILGMHILPRLDPVAPEAKMDHAGIVLVFVALGTLIFGLTTLEGATPVLGAAALVVSAVFWILFFLFEKRTGEPLINLGLFANRGYTLQNINVMLIQMAMAGVMVIMPFYLEMVKKIPADNAGTILLALPIGMILTAPLAGKISDVIGTKKPIITGFVICTAALFLLSTISAHTSVGHIGIYLFLLGAGTGIAFSPLNSAVMGECPVKDRGSTSGLVKMMTNLGSSLGVATVMLVATIAAGPKLAEVSSHALSSADLASAFDATFLFCMVLEILGIVLMLAVAEKEPSGESCSEAGIGI from the coding sequence ATGACTGAAACTGCTGCTCCCCGGAAAATGACGCCGAAAGAGCTCATGATCGTGATCGTAATATCCCTTGGTTCATTCATGGCCGGCCTCGATGCCACGATCGTCAACATTGCCCTTCCCGCGATCGCGAAATCATTCGATGTGTCGACGGTCGCCGTTTCCTGGGTGCTCAACGCGTACCTCATCATACTCGTGAGCCTGCTCCTCGCGGCGTCACGGCTCGGCGACATGAAGGGATACCGGAATATTTTCCTTGGCGGTTTTGCCCTGTTCACGCTCGGCTCGGCGCTCTGCGGTCTTTCGCCCACGCTGGATGTCCTGATCCTCTCCCGGATGCTCCAGGCGGTCGGGGGAGCAATTATCTCGGCTCTCGGGGCGGTCATGGTCACCTCGTACTTGTCCGCCTCCCTTCGCGGCCAGGCCCTCGGGATCGTAGCCATGTTCACGATGCTCGGGGCAGCTCTTGGCCCGGTTGTCGGCGGGTTTCTCACGAGCGCCTTTTCCTGGCAGTACATCTTCCTCGTGAACCTCCCGGTGGGAATCGTTGCCATCATCCTCGGCATGCACATCCTTCCCCGGCTGGACCCGGTTGCCCCGGAAGCAAAGATGGATCATGCCGGGATCGTGCTCGTCTTCGTTGCGCTCGGCACACTCATCTTCGGCCTGACAACGCTCGAAGGGGCAACGCCCGTTCTCGGTGCTGCAGCGCTCGTTGTCTCGGCGGTGTTCTGGATCCTTTTCTTCCTGTTCGAGAAGAGGACCGGCGAGCCGCTCATCAATCTCGGTCTCTTCGCAAACCGGGGGTATACCCTCCAGAACATCAACGTGATGCTGATCCAGATGGCGATGGCAGGCGTCATGGTCATCATGCCGTTCTACCTGGAGATGGTGAAAAAGATCCCGGCAGACAATGCCGGTACCATCCTGCTGGCACTGCCCATCGGCATGATCCTGACAGCCCCTCTCGCCGGAAAAATTTCTGATGTGATTGGCACGAAAAAACCGATCATCACCGGTTTTGTCATCTGTACGGCTGCCCTCTTCCTCCTCTCCACGATCTCGGCTCACACGAGCGTGGGGCACATCGGCATCTACCTCTTCCTTCTCGGGGCCGGTACGGGAATCGCATTCTCACCGCTGAACAGCGCGGTGATGGGCGAGTGCCCGGTGAAAGACCGGGGGTCAACGAGCGGCCTGGTCAAGATGATGACAAACCTCGGGTCATCGCTCGGGGTGGCAACCGTCATGCTGGTCGCCACGATCGCCGCGGGTCCCAAACTGGCAGAAGTCTCGTCGCATGCCTTGTCATCGGCGGATCTTGCAAGTGCATTCGACGCCACGTTCCTCTTCTGCATGGTGCTTGAGATCCTCGGCATCGTCCTCATGCTTGCGGTTGCGGAGAAGGAGCCGTCCGGCGAGAGCTGCAGCGAAGCGGGGATCGGGATTTAG